A stretch of DNA from Candidatus Poribacteria bacterium:
GAACAACTCGGTGCGGATCAACTCTGGGCAAGTCTCATCGTTGATGGGCATCATCTGCCACCGACCGTTGCCAAGTCGATGATGCGCGCTAAGACGCTTGATAGGTGTCTCCTCGTCAGCGATGCGGTCGCTCTGGCCGGAATGAAACCGGGTATTTATGAGTTTGCAGGAAAATCGGTCGAGCTGACGGCGGATCGGTGTGTCCGGTTGGTTGGAACTGAATACCTCGCTGGTTCTGCTATTGAGTTGGCGCGTGGTATCGAGAACAGTGTCCGGTTTGCAGGCATTTCGCTTGAAGAAGCGGTTTCGCTCGCTACGCTGCAACCGATGCGTCTTCTTGACGTGGAAGCACGCGTAGAAGCGAAGACGAATCTGATCCTCTTTGCGTGGGACGCGTCTCAATTCAAAATCAACCTGATCGCGACAATTGTTGGCGATGTGTTGGTGTATCATGCGGAGGCGAAGTGATGACACAAAGATCGGTTCGCTATAATAGCACCCACGTCTATATAGGAATTGTAGGTGGCCTTCTTGTTCTCTGTTCTACGGTATCACTTGCTGCACAGCAAACCGATGACGAAGAATCCGCACATTATGCACGCGGGATGCGTGCAATGCAGTTAGGACTTTACGATGAAGCAATCGATGCCTTTCAGCGCGTTTTACAATTGAACCCACAAAATGCCGAAGCGCACTGTGAACTAGGAGCAGTTTATAGGCTCAAGGAAAAAACCAACGACTCCATTGACGCATATCTCCGCGCTTTGGAATTAACCGCTTCACCTCAAACGCACGGTGTTGCCCATCTCTGTTTGGCGCGGATTTACCATTCACAAGGCAGGTTCATAGACGCTGAAAAGCACGGGCAACTTGCCGTTGATCTACTCCCCAAAATTGCCGAACCCTTTTTCCGGCTTGCGGATACTTATGTCCAGAGAGGAAAGTTGGCGTTGGCACAGCAAGCCTACCAGCGTGCACTTGCATTGGATGCAAACCTCGCGCCAGTCTACCAAGGATTGGGTAAGATTGCCTTCCTACAGAACAGGTTAGCGGAAGCCGTGCAGTATTATCGGAAAGCCCTTACCCTGGCACCGTATCATGCTGAAACCTATTACAATCTTGCACTTGTTTATCGGCGTTTGGGACAAAATTCTGTAGAAGGAGTTTCTAACCCCGATACCTTACAGAATCTCGTGGAAGCAAAGAACCTGATGACATCTTTCCAACAGGTAAAAACCTATAACGAGCAAACAAACCGGTATCGCAGACTTTTACTGGAGCAACCAACTGCGCTTGAACCACGTATGAAACTGGCTGAAGCACATATTGAGATTGGAAACCGTGAGGAAGCGATTCGTGCCTATCAGATCGCAACTGCATTGCATCCCAAAACGCTTCCGCTCTACCACAATTTGGGTGGGCTTTACATGCAGGCAGGGCAATTGACGGAAGCAATCGCAGCTTTTCAACAGGTGCTTCAACTTGACGATACTGACACTGAGGCGTACCTTCACCTCGGTTGGCTCCACGCTCGTCAACGCAAATTCACCGATGCCCAGACTTACCTCCAAACCGCAATTCAACGAGATAAAGATTTAATCCCTGCCTACTATGGACTCGCGGAGGTTTACGTGCAACAGCACCTGTTTACCGAAGCGATTGCCGTTTACCAGCAATTGACAGTCATCCGTCCAAATGACGTAAAGGCGTGGGTGCGGCTGGGTGTACTTCAACTCAAACAGCAGCAGGTTTCGGATGCGATTTCCACCTTTACACAGGCGATCGCTGTGGATGGAAATTCTGCTGATGCGCATAACAATCTCGCGTGGCTTTATGCGACACAGGGTGAAGAACTGGAACGCGCCGTTGAATTGGCGGAACGCGCCGTTGAATTGGAGGCGAATGCCGCCCGCTTGGATACCCTTGCCTACGCATACTATCGCCACGGGGCATATACGAAAGCCAAGCAAGCTATCTTACGCGCAATCAACTTGGAACCGAACAATACTGCCTACAAAGAGCGTTTGAGCGAGATTCGACAAACGATGGAGGATACAAAAAAGTAATGAGGTCCTATCTCCCCTTCCTTTTTTTGATATGTGCCCTCCTCGGATCGTCTGTAGCGGATTCTGTCACCTTCGTTGAAGTCGCTGAAGAATCTGGGATTCGCTTTACACATACTGACGGTAAGAGCGGCAAACGCCTTTTTAATGAGCAATACGGATCGGGCGGTGGTTTCTTCGATTACGATAACGACGGAGATATCGATATTTATCTTATCAATACCCGTCCGCAGAAAGAACAGGTGGACGCTGCACTACCTACGAATGTCCTCTACCGCAACAATGGTGATGGCTCATTTACAGATGTCACCCATGTCGCAGGCGTGGGTGATACCGGTTACGGTGTCGGTGCAACCACTGGCGATTATGATAACGACGGCGACATAGACCTCTATTTAACGAACTTTGGACCCAATACTCTCTATCGGAACAATGCAGATGGCACCTTCACAGATGTCGCAGCGTCTGCACAGGTCGCAGATACCGGATGGGGGACGAGTTGTGCCTTTGCTGACTTTGACAACGACGGGTTTCTTGAACTCTATGTGAGCAATTACGCCAAATACACCCCTGATGCAGATAAACCGTGTCATCGACACGACATTCCTGTCTATTGCGGTCCGAGTTCTTATCCACCCCAGCCAGATCTGTTTTATTATAACAATGGAGATGGCACTTTTACGAACCTAACCGAACAAAGCGGCTTGTTGAATGTACCTGCCGCACACGGTCTCGGTGTTGCTGTCGGAGACAGTGATAACGATGGTGACGCTGACATCTACGTCGCCAACGATCAGGATTTTAATTTCCTCTTCCAAAACCGTGGGGACGGCACCTTTGAAGAAATTGGATTGCTTTCTGGGGTTAGCTGCAGTGATATGGGAGAAGCGGAAGCGGGAATGGGAGTCGCCTTTGCAGACTACGATAACGACGGTAGATTGGATATCACGGTGAGCAACTTTCAGAATGAGACGAATACTCTCTATCACAATGAAGGCGACAATTTTTTCATTGATGCCACGATTCCTGCAGGCGTTGCTGAACACACGCATCGCTATCTCGGTTGGGGTATCGGCTTTTTTGATTACGATAACGACGGTTACAAGGATATATTCGTCGCGAACGGACATACAATGGACAACATCGCCGAGGTCGATCGGTCTACGACGACACCGCAGCAGAACCTACTCTTTCGGAATTTAGGCGATGGTCGCTTTACGGATGTCACAGCACAGATGGGAGAAGGCTTCGCATTGCTTAAGACGAGCCGCGCCGCTGCTTTCGGCGATTACGACAACGATGGCGACATCGATATCCTCGTCACAAACTGGAACCAAACCGCTGACCTTCTGAGGAACGAGGGTGGAAACCGAAATAACTGGATACAGGTGAAAGCGGTCGGCACAAAAAGCAACCGTTCTGCTATTGGCGCGCGCATCAAGGTTGTTGCCGGTGAACTCACACAATACGCAGAGGTAAAGAGTAGTGGAAGCTATCTCGCGTTCAGTGACTTTCGCGTTCACTTCGGACTGAAAGACGCTGACAACATTGATTTGTTGGAAATTCGTTGGCCCAGTGGAGTAGTTGACACTGCGACTAATCTTTCAGTGAACCAAAGGTTTATTGCGGTTGAAGGTGAAAAAATCGTCTCGGAATAGAATTTTTATTTTTTCTTGACAAAAATAATGACATAATATATTATTTCGTAACATAACGTGGTTATTATCACTTCCGCATTAGCTTTCTTATATCACGGGTCAAACTTGTATCTGTGAACGGTGAAAGGTCGATGCGAAGTGTATAATAAGTTATAGTAGTTAAGACCACGGGAAATTCCTTCCCAGTGTTTTGGTCTGTGGTGAGATAGAAACACTGTGAAGAAACTCCCATGGAATATCAAGCAAAACTGCCGAGTGCTTAACCTGTTTAGGCAGCAACTTAAGGCATTGGAACTGCCCTGTGTAAATTTACCAAGGAGGCGTTCCTATTTGCTTTTACTTATTTAGACAGATTTGTCCGAAAAAGGTTCAATTCTTCCGCTAAATTTTTACCAAGATAGTGTTGTATCTCATTTTTTACTCATCTCACTATTGATGGTTTTGTAGCAAGACAACTTATCGCTGTAGCGACACGTCATAAATCGCGCTACGAGAAATACTTGCCAGCGCGATGTTAGACTGTTATTTTTATGGGCAATCCATATACTTACTGCAGTTTGAAAACGAGCGAATTGGATCGTCCGAATTAAAGTTAATGCGGATAACACAAACCTACGTTCTTGTAACGCATTGGTGTGTTATTTGCTATTGAAATCCACTAAAGGAGGATAATTTAAGTGAAACTGTTTATTTCAATACTTGCCATTGCTGTGTTGACGATTGGCATTTCAATTTCTGCGTTCGCAGACCTAAATGACGGAGTCGTCGCTGCGTGGACCTTTGACGATGGCAAGGTAACGGATGCCGTTGGAAAGGCACACGGTAAACTCTTTAAGGGAGCTAAAATCACAGGGGATGGCAAATTTGGCAAGGCATTGGATGTTGACGGAAATGACGACACACGTGCCGATATTGAATTCAACGATGCTCTTGAAAAAGTGATTGAGGGAGCGCATACCGTTTCTTATTGGCTCTATGTCCGAGAAGGTAGAGACCACTCCGGCGTTTGGAAGGGTGCAAAGGTCGGTTGGGGTGCAAACTTCACCTTCCGTATGGTAACGACCAGTAGTACCGGTCTGACGTGGGGAACCTGCAGTGCAGGTGCCGAAAATTGGTTCGCTACGGATGGTGCCATTGAGGCCGATAAGTGGTTCCATCTCTGTCAAACGGTAGATGGTAAAGAGGCAATTGGATACGTAACGCCAGAGGGCGGGAAAACCGAAATACCTGCCAGCGGTCAATCGAACCCGAGAGCCGCCGCGGAACCCTATGTTCTGTTCCCAGATCGTCCTTTGGAACTCGGTGCAGGTCGAGGTCTCGGTGGTAATGATGGCAACGATACGTTCCTTGATGGCATCATCGATGATGTTATCATCTGGGACCGTGCGCTCTCTGAAGCTGAAGTAGAGGAACTCGGAAGTGGCAAACGTCCAGATAAGGCACTCGCTGTGAAAGCGGAGGGAAAATTAGCCACGACGTGGGGCAAGGTCAAATCCTATCACCACCGTTAAGTACGATTGAGAATCTGAAAACATCGCAGATTTGTGGAATTCTCCACAAATCTGCTCAATTAGGCTTAAAACAATAAGGAGCTTTTATTATGAAGCAGATTGTCTGTTTTTCATTTTAGCACTTATGGTATTCAGTGCCAACAGTTACGCCGAGCTTGAAGATGGTCTCGTTTCTGTCTGGAACTTTGACGACGGGTCAGCGAATGATTCCGTCGGAGACAACGATGGCGAATTCATGAACGGTGCCAGCACTGCAGACGGTCGTCACGGGATGGCACTCAACCTTGACAATCCCGAGAATCCCGCGACCGGTGAAAACACCGGACAATATGTTGAAATCCCTTCCGCTGCAAGCCTTGAAAAAGAAGATGGGGTTTTCTCTGTCTCCTTGTGGGTTAACGTCAGGGAAGGCGGCGGCAGAGACCACGCCGCGATGTTCTTCAAAGGCGACAAGGTCGGTTGGGGCGATCACTTCATGGTGCGGATGTGTACGACAAGTGATACCAACATGACCTGGGGCAGCTGCTGGGCAGGCAGTGAAGGTTGGTTCGCTACCAACGATGTTTACGCAGTAGATGAATGGGTGCACGTCGCTTACGTTGTTAATGGTTCAGAAGCCACAGCGTATGTGACCTCATCTGTCACCGATGGTACTGTGGTCCCTCCCAGTGGACAGTCCAATCCAAGGTCAATTGAGACACCGCTTCGGACGTTCCCGGAGCGTCCGGTTGAAATCGGTGTTGGACGGCAAGTCGGTGGCAATGCAGGCAACGACTTCTGGCTTGATGGTATGATTGACGAGGTCTACTTTTGGGAACGTGCGCTTAGCGAAGACGAAGTCAAGGAACTCGCTGATGGTGCGACTGTTGGTGCGACCGTCAATGTGGAAGCACGAGGAAAACTCGCTACCACATGGGCGCACATCAAGAAATGATAAGGTGTCATTAACCTAAGACAAAGAGGCTCCGGATTTCATAATCCAGAGCCTTTTTGTTTATCAGGGACATCAGTGTCGGAGGAAAGACACAATGGAAGATTATTACGGCATTGGAGAGGTTTTCGTTAAAGTTGCAAACCTTGAGCGAGCAGCGAAGTTTTATCGGGATCTGCTCGGATTTGAGGTGGTGGAGCGGAACAATCGACAACTCTATATCTACTTGGAAAATGGACATCTTGTCCTCAAAGAAGCCGGAAGTTCAGGGCACGACGCGGGCGGTCCTATGCATTTCGCCTTTGTGACAAGCACCGAGCGGATTAACCAACTCGCTGAACAGTTCGCAACGCTACCTTATCGGACCCGTGGTCCTTTTGATTTTGACGACCCGCGCGGCAAGTGCCGGGCTTTCTTCATCTTTGATCCAGACGGAAATGAAATTGAGTTTAATGATCTTTACTGTCCAACCGATTAGATCAAGGAAAACCTAAAATGCTAACCCATTCAGAAATTGACGCTTTTGTCGAAAACGGATACATCATTCGTAAGGGAGCACTCCCCGAAACAGACATTCAAATCTACCGAAGTGCTATTGATCGGATACTCCATAAGTGCCGTATTGAAAGGCTACACGCCGATCACCTACGCTACATAGATGGCGAACGCGACGACATTTGGGGTGTCAATAACATTTTCCACCCAAGCATTCGTGAGGAAGCACTTGTGGACGCGCTTGCGCACCCGCAGATATTAGATGTTATTGAAGCACTTATTGGGGAAAGATTAAGGTATCACCTCTGTACCCTTCTTGTGAGTTCCGAGCGGAAACCGTATCACATTAACTGGCACCGAGATTCAGCACCGGACGGAGAAGTGCCTCTTGAAACCCTTCTTGGTCGACTCAGAAGCCACGTGCAGCTCAACGGTGCCCTCTATGACGATGAGACGCTTTACATCGTGCCGGGGAGCCATAGACGTGAACTCACTGATGCAGAACGCGCAGTCATACAGCAAACGCCAAAGGCGGCGATGCCGAATCAACTGGTCGTCAAACTAAACGCTGGCGATATCGTCTTTTACAATTCGAGTCTGCTCCACAAAGGCTGCAACCTTACGGAGTCAAAACGGCAGACGCTCCACTATGCCGTTCTCACTGCTCCATCGGAAAACGAACCTGCAAACCCAGAGAGTCCAACCAGCCAAGAATGGCTCAATGACCCCTCCTTTCTGGACAGTCTTCCCGAGCGACTCAAACCGCTTTTTGACAATTGGCTGAAATATGGATAGCCGTGGTAGTAGGGGCTGGGTAACCCAGCCCCTACACTTTATGGCAAATCATCGCGGTAATCCAACAGAACCTCTTGAGGAATGAAAGACGTTTGAGGAGAGATGTGTCAATCGCTTTGAAAACGCGGAGGGTCCACCTATAGAACAGTGGAATGGTAATACATTTCTGCCAGAACAGTGCACTCACCGCAGTGAGATGAAATTCACGATGCTCTAACTGCTCAAATTCAGCACCGACTGTTTCAATGTCCCGCATTGAAAAATAACGCAGCTTGCCAGAATACTTAAGAAACATTTTTCGATACAGCCACACCGCTGGGTGGTAGCGCATGTTTTCCATGAAGATCGCCTTACCCCCCGGCTTGAGAACACGATAGCACTCTTTCGCAATGTGGCTATGTTCTGTAAAAACCAGTACAGATTTGGAGATAATAAAATCAAAGGTATTGTCCGGAAAGGCGAGGTGCATCGCGTCCATCAGTGCAAAATTAACTTCCTCAGCAACGTTGTGTTCCGTGGCTCGCGCTTGTGCTTCAGCGAGTCGAAAAGGTAGTAAGTCTATTCCAACAACAGAAGCACCGCGTTTCGCCAGTAGTGTTGCGGTCCCGCCTGTGCCGGTGCCGAGTTCAAGGATCCTTTTCCCTTCCAAGGTCCCCATTTTCGGAAGGACGTACTCGAAAACAGGGAGATAGAAATCTTCCCACCAGAGCAGAAGGTCTGTTTCAACACTATCGGAACGCGGTGCCTCAGATGCCAGCAAACCTAAATTTTCCCCATCTTTCGTAGATTTTCAATGCAACGCTCAGCACACTCAATCGGCGGATAGGCGTAACTTTCCTGCTCAACGATGTACCATTCGGTGCCACCGACGGTTTCACAGGCACGGAACACAGCGTCCCACGGAATTTCGCCTTCACCTACGTTTGCTTTGTCATTCGTGGCGGAATACTCTTTAAGATGCACCACTTTGGATCTACCGGGGTAGCGTTCAATAAAAGATACAGGATCGGCACCGGCGCGAAGGGCATGACCGATGTCAATTTGCATCACGACATCATCGCGGGTGTTACTGCCGAATATATCCCATGGTATCTCGCCATCCATGGGTGTAAATTCACCCGTGTGGTTGTGATAACCGGTGAACATCCCCTGGTCAGCGATTTTTTCAGCAATGCCATTGAAAACTTCTGATGTATCGAGCCATGCTTGCCGAGAACCTTGGTATTCTCCGGGTAATCCAGGTACAATCAGATACGGGTTGCCGAGGTTCTGATTGAACTCAACCGTCTTAGGGAGTTCATCACCGAGAAGTGTGTTTATCCCTGTATGTGTCCCAGCAACTTTCAATCCAAGGTCATCGCACATCCCGCGTAATTCTTCGGCAGTCCGGTCATAGTAACCAGCAAACTCAACACCATCATAACCCATCTGTGCGACAGCTTGGAGCGTCAAAGATAAGTCACCAGCACAATCGTCTCTGACGGAATACAGTTGTAATGCGATCGGGATTCTATCGCTCATAAAATTCTCCAGATGCTCCTGTAGGCGCGATTTGGAAACGCGCTTATATTCGTTTACGCCATCGGCAAGTTGACAACCTGCCCACTATCTGCTGACACCAAACCGGCTTCGAGGATTTCTTGGGCATCCCGACTCACTTTGGGGCTGCACAAGCCTTCAATGGGTTCGCCTGTCTCTAAGCAGTGAATGAAGTATTCTGCGGCGTTACGTCTGCCCTCTGGAAGTGGTTCAGGTGTTATCACTTCGGCATCGCTACCTGCCGGATGCAGGTGTACTTCGTTTCCACTAACCATCAGCGCGCCCTCAGTGCCATAAACCACAGGATTCGGTGTGACATAACCGACTTTCTGTGTCCAAGACGCTTCCGTAATCCCGAAGGCATTGCCGTATTTCATGACAATGACAGCGTTATCGTCGGGAATTGGGTAGTCTTTGACGAAGGTGCCGCGGAAGGCGGTCACTTGCTGCGGCGTGCCAAGGAGGTAAGCACACATATCGGCACAATAACAGCAGTAATCCATCAACGCACCAGCACCGTTTTTCTCTTCGTCATAGAGCCATTCATAGAAGTAGCGGGAGCATCCGATTTCCTTCGGTCCGTTGTGTGCAGAACGCCATTTGAAGTAGAAGACATCACCGATAGCACCGTCTTTGATAAGATCCATTGCGGTGTTGAGTGCTGGACTCCATGCAGTGGGCCAGTTCACCATCAACAAGGTGCCAGCGTTCTCGGCAGCAGCAAGCATCCGATCCGCTTGGGAGAGACGCGCCGCCATCGGTTTTTCTGAAACGACGTGGATACCCTTTGCCGCTGCAGCTTCAACAATATCAACACCAGCGTTGTTCTCGGCTGATGCTTGGAGGATGTCTAATTCCTCATTTTCCAGCATTTCTTGCCAAGAATTATAAACATTTTCAACACCGGTTTCTGAACTGAACTGAGAGCGTAATTCCGCATTGACATCACCTGCAGCGACAATTTCAACGTTTGGATGTGCCTGCCAGTGGCCAAGTTCACCCCAGACATGATCATGCACAAGAGATGCGAAGCCAATTCGATACGTTTTTGCCATTAACAATCCCTCCTATAGGCACGCTGTATTAGCGCGCAATGTGTATACACGTGATACCACCCACTACCTATGAGGTAGGGGCTTCGGTTTCGTCGCAACTGCGGTTTTCTCAGAGAGTTCACCGTCTTATTATCGCTCCACCAGCAGGCTATTATTCCGTATCAGAACGGCTTTATCGCGCATTACTACGCGGGTACCCCAGCCTGCAAAATGTTTATCGCAGCGTTTACATCTCTATCGTGATGCGAACCACATTCAGGACATGTCCACTGCCTATCTGAAAGCGTTAGATTTTCGTTGTGATGTCCACAATCCGAACAAGGCTTTGTCGTAGGGGTCCAGCGACCTGCTTTGACGAGTGTTTTGCCATATTTCGCACATGTCCACTTGAGTATCAAGGCAAACTCACCGAAGGCAATATCAGAGATTTTGCGTCCCCACAGGCGTTTCATACCTTCAAGATTGAGGGTTTCTATAACAATCTTATCGTATTTTCGCACAAGACGAAGTGCCAATTTGAAGAACCAATCGCGTCTCTGGTTGGCAATCTTTTTGTGGATACGTGAGAGGCGTCGCTTCGAGCGATACCAGCCATTAGACAAATACTTCTTTCGCGAAAGCAACTTGTTTGCCGAACGAACTGCGTTGAGACCTTGCTTGTAGAATTGTGGCGACGCTATCTTGATACCGTCCGAAAGGGTGAGGAATGTTTTACAACCGAAATCTACCCCTGCCTCGCTACCGGTCAATGGGAGTTTCTTGGAAGGTTTAGAATCCTCACAAGTGAGATACAAATAGTAGTCGCCTACGTTATCACGCTTGATTGTGACCTTTTTGATATGTCCAGCCCACTTACGGTGTTTCCAAAAGGTGAAGGACTTATCAAGACAGTTGATTGTCAACCGATTATCCTCTATTTTATACCCCGCTTGTGTGAAAGTCACAGACTTATATTTATGGGGTGGCTTGATTTTCGGTCTACCCACTTTACGTTTCGTTTCACCTGCTCTACGCGCTTTGATATTATCAAAGAAACGCTGATACCCTAAATCAATGCGAATAGCAACATCTTGGAGCATTTGCGAAGGTAGTTGATTCCAATGCGGTTTCGTCGTCTGCTTCAACTTCTTTATATGTTTCAGGATACGAGAAAGTGAAGCATACTTACCATAAATACGATAATAACGACGCTGCAAGCGTAGCAAATGCAAATGCACACTATGCATATCGTCTATCAGATTGCCAAGCAGGATTATATTCGACTGGTGAGAGAACTCGTATTTGTAGGTTTTCACTATATCGTCAGCTCTTTTTTCTATCAGGTGCTTCGCCGTCTACATCCCGCAAGCTAAAGCATGGGAATTTGACGGAAGAGCGTTAAAAAGCGCGTTTACGAATCCGATATTCTCCAATATTTGCCTATTCTTCAGCTCGAACCGCAATTTTAATGGCTGTTTCACCCTTAATACGGTAGTCGCCATTGAGTGCGTGAAAACCATTTGCAACCTGTGAGAGTGGCAGCTGATGACTAATCATGTCGGCAAAGGGCAGCCCACTCTGTTCAAGGAGAGGCAAGCCGCGAACGAAGTGTTCATAACTACTTCCCCAAATCGCCTCGACGCGAAGGTTTTTGCGCATCAACAATTGGTTAATGTTGAAGTCGATTGAACCCATATCCACAAAGTGACCGACTTCAACAAAGGTGCCGCTGCGTCGGGTGTACCCCAATCCTTCTGGTGTAGCGGGGAGAAAACCCGCACATTCAAAGACAACGTCCGCGCCCTCTTTGCGCGGGGTTTCCGCCATCACAAGTTCCGTCCGCTCTTCGGGAGAGGTGACTTCTTCAATATCAATTGTTACGTCCGCACCGAGCCGTTTGGCGAGTTCCAGTCGTCCGGCGGGCCCACCCACCATAATCACCTTCGCAGCACCGCTCAATTTCGCGCATGCCAGCGTCACAAGCCCGATAGCACCGGAACCCTGCACAACGACGGTGTCACCGAGTTTTATTTCACCCCGCATTGCGGCATGAACACCAACCGTGAAAGGCTCCGTTAGCACTGCTACCTCAGGAGAAGCGTCGGTTTTCATAAAGCAGGTATTCGGATAGTTGAGATACATATAATCCGCGAACCCACCGCGAAAGTGTGGTGCCTCGTCTGGGTTCCATTGGAAGCCGTAAGCACCGTAGTTTGTTCCGGGTGCGAAAATAACCCTGTCGCCTTCTTTCACCGGTTTACCTACATAATCGGTTTCCACACCTTCACCGAGTGCCTCAATGATACCAACGTTTTCATGTCCCAACAGTACTTCCTGTTGGAAACCGTTTTGCCAGTTATGCAGGTCTGTCCCACAGATACCTGCAAGTTCCTGACGAAGTAGCACTGTATTCGGTTCAGGTTCGGGGACCGGGTATTCACGAATCTCAAAATCTTTGCCGTACGCGACCACGGCTCTCCCTGTCCGACTCATATTAATTTCTCCTTAGGATTTGTCTTGGTCGGTGCGCGCTTGCGAAGCGCGCTACCGTTTAATTTTGTTCATACATATCTTCGCTTCTTTCGCGAGATCAGCACAATAGCTATAATAGCGACGATGAGAATTGGGACCCAGAACGCTTTAACGAATCCCCAGAAAATGGTAAATCCGATCCAAAGCAGGACTTCAATTCCGACGATAACCGCCGTTTTATTCCACGGGAAGTCCGCGCCGTACTGTTTTTTCAACCTACTGGCATATATCCATGAAACAACCAATGTACCAACAATAGCTACGAAAAACAGCAAATTAACAAGATTTTGGATGCTCTCTAAAATGAAACTCATGATAATTTTGCTCCTTTGTAGGGCTTTCTAAGCCCGATTTCCTTTTACCCTTATAGAGACATCCCACCCCAAAACG
This window harbors:
- a CDS encoding zinc-binding dehydrogenase, with the translated sequence MSRTGRAVVAYGKDFEIREYPVPEPEPNTVLLRQELAGICGTDLHNWQNGFQQEVLLGHENVGIIEALGEGVETDYVGKPVKEGDRVIFAPGTNYGAYGFQWNPDEAPHFRGGFADYMYLNYPNTCFMKTDASPEVAVLTEPFTVGVHAAMRGEIKLGDTVVVQGSGAIGLVTLACAKLSGAAKVIMVGGPAGRLELAKRLGADVTIDIEEVTSPEERTELVMAETPRKEGADVVFECAGFLPATPEGLGYTRRSGTFVEVGHFVDMGSIDFNINQLLMRKNLRVEAIWGSSYEHFVRGLPLLEQSGLPFADMISHQLPLSQVANGFHALNGDYRIKGETAIKIAVRAEE
- a CDS encoding RNA-guided endonuclease TnpB family protein, producing the protein MKTYKYEFSHQSNIILLGNLIDDMHSVHLHLLRLQRRYYRIYGKYASLSRILKHIKKLKQTTKPHWNQLPSQMLQDVAIRIDLGYQRFFDNIKARRAGETKRKVGRPKIKPPHKYKSVTFTQAGYKIEDNRLTINCLDKSFTFWKHRKWAGHIKKVTIKRDNVGDYYLYLTCEDSKPSKKLPLTGSEAGVDFGCKTFLTLSDGIKIASPQFYKQGLNAVRSANKLLSRKKYLSNGWYRSKRRLSRIHKKIANQRRDWFFKLALRLVRKYDKIVIETLNLEGMKRLWGRKISDIAFGEFALILKWTCAKYGKTLVKAGRWTPTTKPCSDCGHHNENLTLSDRQWTCPECGSHHDRDVNAAINILQAGVPA